A stretch of DNA from Bradyrhizobium algeriense:
CGGCTTCCGGCGGGATGCATTTGCGTGGAGCGGAAGGGAGCTCTAGGAAGGAATCGCCTATCCCATAACGGAATACCCGCCATCGACGGGAATCGCGGTGCCGGTGACGAAGTCGGACGCCGGCGAGGCGAGAAACACGGCGATACCTGCAAAGTCGTCAATGCCGCCCCAGCGCGCGGCGGGCGTGCGCGCCAGCACCCGGTCGTGCAGGCCGTCGATCTCCTGGCGGGCGCGCTTGGTGAGGTCGGTATCGATCCAGCCCGGCAGCACGGCGTTGGCCTGGATGTTGTCGGCGGCCCATGCGCAGGCGCAGGAACGGGTGAACTGCACGATGCCGCCCTTGCTGGCGGCATAGGCCGGCGTAAAACTGGCGCCGAAGATCGACATCATCGAGCCGATATTGATGATCTTGCCGCCGCCGGCCGCCTTCATGGCGGGATAGACCGCCTGCGAGCACAGGAAGGCGCTGGTGAGGTTGGTCTGGATCACGCTGTTCCACTCGGCGATATCGAGCGCATGCGGCGGCTTGCGGATATTGATGCCGGCATTGTTGACGAGGATATCGATTCGGCCGAGCTCGCCGGCGACGCGGTTGGCCATGGCGGCGACCGCTTTCTTGTCGGTGACGTCGGCCGCGACCGCAATCGCCTTGGCGCCGGCTTTCGCAAGCTCCGCGACCGCAGCCGCCGACTTGGCTTCGTTGCGGCCCACCACCGCGATTGCCGCGCCGGCCTGTGCAAGGCCCCGGGCCATGCCGAGCCCGATGCCGCCATTGCCGCCGGTGACGATGGCCACCTTGCCTGAG
This window harbors:
- a CDS encoding glucose 1-dehydrogenase — its product is MNTKLFDLSGKVAIVTGGNGGIGLGMARGLAQAGAAIAVVGRNEAKSAAAVAELAKAGAKAIAVAADVTDKKAVAAMANRVAGELGRIDILVNNAGINIRKPPHALDIAEWNSVIQTNLTSAFLCSQAVYPAMKAAGGGKIINIGSMMSIFGASFTPAYAASKGGIVQFTRSCACAWAADNIQANAVLPGWIDTDLTKRARQEIDGLHDRVLARTPAARWGGIDDFAGIAVFLASPASDFVTGTAIPVDGGYSVMG